The Ahaetulla prasina isolate Xishuangbanna chromosome 4, ASM2864084v1, whole genome shotgun sequence genome has a window encoding:
- the FANCF gene encoding Fanconi anemia group F protein gives MEMLLLQTEQLPSLLAASRSRMVQSWDPTTLTRALNWGHFFRRLHSHLRAQPTLREALKQQLKKRSLVRLSHLKRCPELLGLALLENPALSSTTRHSLFCNFLIPATSGTEPFINLLARRKAASQLLGLLESPIKGTAGIEQWEGLPVRVQAQMLLSQLQGDRGGDGNQGRSSSALLDCLPCGSMLYRIVAAALMEPGWEMEAKVFLLPWLLFGDPARLLSFCRFLPPRYLASLCAHYSELLASYLSFLSAWGNSLSYDPLHGKWQTGGVKENEVSWEEMQDRVNCLYQEPEPLGSAVQTWLRQLKAQDGNFEVQGLSIWTDLLLDMEMPHFERKLNYSN, from the coding sequence ATGGAGATGCTACTCTTACAAACTGAGCAGCTACCTAGCCTTTTGGCAGCTTCCCGCTCACGAATGGTACAAAGTTGGGATCCCACGACTCTAACACGAGCTCTAAATTGGGGGCACTTCTTTCGGCGACTTCACAGCCATCTTCGGGCTCAACCAACCCTCCGGGAAGCTTTGAAGCAACAGCTGAAAAAAAGAAGTTTAGTCAGATTAAGTCACTTGAAGCGCTGCCCAGAGCTTCTGGGTTTGGCACTGCTGGAAAATCCGGCATTATCTTCTACCACCCGCCATAGCCTATTCTGCAACTTCTTGATCCcagcaaccagtggaacagagccCTTCATCAATCTACTGGCAAGACGTAAAGCTGCCTCTCAACTTCTTGGTCTCTTGGAATCTCCTATAAAAGGAACAGCTGGTATTGAACAATGGGAAGGACTGCCAGTGAGAGTCCAGGCTCAGATGCTGCTTTCACAGCTACAAGGTGACAGAGGTGGTGATGGGAACCAAGGTCGATCTTCCTCAGCCTTGTTAGACTGTTTGCCCTGCGGTTCCATGCTGTACAGAATTGTGGCTGCAGCATTGATGGAGCCTGGTTGGGAAATGGAGGCCAAGGTGTTTCTCCTTCCTTGGTTGCTGTTTGGAGACCCAGCTCGTCTTTTGTCCTTCTGCCGCTTTTTGCCTCCCCGATATTTGGCTTCACTTTGTGCCCATTACTCTGAATTACTTGCTtcctatttgagtttcctctcagCCTGGGGAAACAGCCTCAGTTATGATCCTCTGCATGGGAAATGGCAAACTGGTGGtgtaaaagaaaatgaagtaTCTTGGGAGGAGATGCAGGACCGTGTCAATTGCCTTTACCAGGAGCCAGAGCCTCTGGGCAGTGCAGTCCAGACTTGGCTAAGACAGCTCAAGGCCCAAGATGGGAACTTTGAAGTCCAAGGTCTGAGCATTTGGACTGATCTTTTACTGGATATGGAGATGCCTCATTTTGAAAGAAAACTTAACTACTCTAATTAA
- the CCDC126 gene encoding coiled-coil domain-containing protein 126, with protein MIFAFSRKNVSQKLSLLLLVFGFIWGIMLLRYTFQHPRQQSSAELREQILDLSKKYVRALAEENKNVINGDNGVAMAGYADLKRTIAVLLDDILQRLVKLENKVDYMVVNGSATNSTNGNLMPSTTSKRVNAAHNIR; from the exons ATGATTTTTGCATTTTCTAGAAAAAATGTGTCCCAAAAATTGAGTTTATTGTTGCTAGTTTTTGGTTTTATCTGGGGCATAATGTTACTGCGCTACACCTTTCAGCATCCAAGACAACAGAGCAGTGCTGAATTGCGTGAACAAATTCTTGACTTAAGTAAAAAATACGTTAGAGCCCTAGCAGAAGAAAACAAGAATGTAATAAATGGTGATAATGGAGTTGCAATGGCGGGATATG ctGATCTGAAAAGAACAATTGCAGTTCTTCTAGATGACATCTTGCAGCGCTTGGTCAAACTGGAAAACAAGGTTGATTATATGGTTGTAAATGGTTCAGCAACAAATTCTACAAATGGGAACTTAATGCCATCAACTACAAGCAAACGAGTAAATGCAGCACACAATATAAGATAA